tggcgggggccaaccttgccaaccacacgctacggcgctgatcgttacgtatacatacaagtaatagtgtgcgtattttatgttggaaacagtattattgatataggtacaggcatatgattaactgtttttgaatgttattgaaataggtgcatggcggtgatgatgttttttagcaaaatacttctataatgtgatgaaaatttcatttttgaagttaccaaattgttttcaattaaaaattacatgagctgagcataattattctcatgtttcttgattattgggtgagaaatcaatgcatttcatatgcgcattgccttattgctATTGATATatcacagtataaaaatgttacaaaaatgttacatatatgatgtaacaaaaaggctccgttcgattcgactcatttttccatcactttttaaaattacaggttgtcgttagtatggagcttgtattcaatattgtgtacaagaaaaagttggatggaAAATTaaaggctattgaacacaatAATATGAGTTCAAATGTTTCcatagcgtgtaattttcagattttttaactgttcctataggaacagataccctatatagTCTCGTTTATTATGTCTCCTTTAGACTCCTATAGTGGCGTTGTCTTACATTTGCGCTTAGATCATTATCTATTTTCCTTGCGATGATAATGAGTCATAAAATAtctaaaaacccaaatttatccccaagtggtgattatgcctttctcgattcgatatgttggattcgaaataatgttgtaaatgctgtgctaattgcctacatcttggcggttaaaatatttgatgcaactctatcacgctgcttataaattactcaataattgagtaatttttaagcaattattatgagagtaatggattgcgtcatggctaaattgattaatgacttaaagtgtgcatgtaaacagcgtatttgttgaaaaaaatagaaatattattcaaatcgaatgagttattagcaaacaaaaacaatagtgtccaactaggaaagtttctccgtcgaatgaaactagttgcactcgaatcggtcaagtccttctatatgaaacgtgtttaacaataaaaaattcccggggctacacacacacacacacacacacacacagtcagacatgtgctcagtttttcgagctgagtcgattggtatacaacactatgggtctccgagccttctatcaaaaattgactttttaagtgaaattatagccttctggtacaactttgttgtacgagaaaggcaaaacagttgcTAAGAAAATATGTAGAGGAGGGCCGAACAGATGCGGTTGTAAATCTGTGCGGCAATAGATTAAATATAAAGGCGGAAACTAAGCATAAGAGGTTACAGGCAGGATTGTCTCGCAATCATTGCTTGTTTAGGATCAGGTAGAATAAGTTGGTCACAATTGTACTAATATGAGATCAGTTTAGGTAGGCTATGAAGCTGTTTTAGTTTACAATTCATTCTTGTCAGTTGCTTTATTACAAAGTTCCCGTGCCGGCGCaaatattcagatttttttgcgATTCAAAAGAAGCAGAATTTATAACTTTTCAGAACAAATTTTCTCATTACGAAACATAAACAATCCTGACAAACGTAATAACATTCTGCGAAATCACTCTGCTCACGGACTATCAGTACTTCTCTAGCGCTGAAAATGGATCGTTCCATACAGTGGTTTCTCAGGTTGGCGTTTGGTATTCTTTGGTAAGTATTACATGTGTAGATTCATGCATCTTCAGAATTTGTACATTATTTATGTTCTTTTTTTCCCAGTGCCACCTCAAATATCCATCTGGTTTCGTCACTCAATTGCTATTCTTATCAATCCTCGCGATGCATCGTAAGAAATTTACAACTCTATTCCTCTGATTTGGGTTCTCTTAAGTTTCCTGTCTATTCGCACATCGAACTGCAACAAGCGGGAATGGATTTCCTTTCTCCGGAGATAGTGCTGCGAATGAAGTGGGTCAGCAATCTGACGATTACTAACGGAGATATTGGCAAAATTTATCTGAAACATGACCTCCTGGAACTGATTGCTAGTAACAGTAAAACATTCGAAATTATAATAGGCGAAGGTAATAACACAGATCTGGAAAAAATGGTGATAACCGGCAACGAACTACGTGGCATTCCAAATAATATTGAATCCCTAAAATCGCTGATGACTCTTAAACTTTCTAACAATAAAATAGAATTTGTTGATTTTGAGCAAGTTAGTCAATTGGAGAAAGTTTCACATATAGATTTAGCGAACAACAGGATCTATTATATTATTCCGTACGAACCATTTGAACTAAGTTGtcttgaatttttggatttaagTAATAATTTCATGACGGAGATTGAATTTACTGGATGGATCGTTCCACGACTACGGACTTTATCTATTTCAAGCAACAGTTTAACATTTACGAAAGatttcaatgaagaaaactTTCCATCCATTGAACGATATACTGacaataataatttattcgACTGTCGCTGGCGAGCAGAATTTGTTTCAAACTTGAAGCAATGGAAGAAAtccaaaattttcaacattccACCACAAGATTGCTCGAAAGCCGTTCAACTGAGCTCATCAACCTACCGGAAGCTTAACATGAGAGATATTCGCAACTATACATTCGAGTTTGACAATCATGATCAACTCCAGAAGCAAATTAATGTCATGCTCGATGCAGAGGAAAAGCAGACCAAGCGAATTGAAACACTGAACGgcgtgataacgcaacaaacgGAGCAACTCAAAGAGACGGCGATCAAACTGCTCACTCAACAGGCTATCATTGATAAGCTGCTGGTGCAGATCGAAAATCTTCAAAGAAAAATGGATGATGTGACTCCGGCAAGGAAAAATGTTCCAAAAGGATCACGGGACAAACTGATTCAGGAAATTGCAGATGTTGTCTGGAGGAACTTATCGGAAGATGACTAGGGATTCAAGAGCGAGCTTTTAATGAGCTTGAATTAGATTCGGTTAATGTAGTgtcctata
The nucleotide sequence above comes from Armigeres subalbatus isolate Guangzhou_Male chromosome 3, GZ_Asu_2, whole genome shotgun sequence. Encoded proteins:
- the LOC134225422 gene encoding uncharacterized protein LOC134225422, encoding MDRSIQWFLRLAFGILCATSNIHLVSSLNCYSYQSSRCIVRNLQLYSSDLGSLKFPVYSHIELQQAGMDFLSPEIVLRMKWVSNLTITNGDIGKIYLKHDLLELIASNSKTFEIIIGEGNNTDLEKMVITGNELRGIPNNIESLKSLMTLKLSNNKIEFVDFEQVSQLEKVSHIDLANNRIYYIIPYEPFELSCLEFLDLSNNFMTEIEFTGWIVPRLRTLSISSNSLTFTKDFNEENFPSIERYTDNNNLFDCRWRAEFVSNLKQWKKSKIFNIPPQDCSKAVQLSSSTYRKLNMRDIRNYTFEFDNHDQLQKQINVMLDAEEKQTKRIETLNGVITQQTEQLKETAIKLLTQQAIIDKLLVQIENLQRKMDDVTPARKNVPKGSRDKLIQEIADVVWRNLSEDD